The following coding sequences are from one Shumkonia mesophila window:
- a CDS encoding YcgN family cysteine cluster protein: MADVPFWKRKTLTEMTREEWESLCDGCARCCLAKLEDEDTGEIAYTNVACRLLDHETCRCTKYAKRSLFVPDCITLTPENVTRLRWMPSTCAYRLLAEGKDLPAWHPLVSGDPDSVHYAGISVRGRAVPERRALDLEDYIVTWPA; this comes from the coding sequence ATGGCCGACGTCCCCTTCTGGAAGCGCAAGACCCTGACCGAGATGACCCGCGAGGAGTGGGAATCGCTCTGCGACGGCTGCGCCCGCTGCTGCCTGGCCAAGCTGGAGGACGAGGACACCGGCGAGATCGCCTACACCAACGTCGCCTGCCGGCTGCTCGACCACGAAACCTGCCGGTGCACCAAGTACGCCAAGCGCAGCCTGTTCGTTCCCGACTGCATCACCCTGACGCCCGAAAACGTCACCCGCCTGCGCTGGATGCCCTCCACCTGCGCCTACCGCCTGCTGGCCGAGGGCAAGGATCTGCCGGCCTGGCATCCGCTGGTGTCGGGAGATCCCGACAGCGTCCATTACGCCGGCATCTCGGTGCGCGGGCGGGCGGTGCCGGAGCGCCGGGCCCTCGACCTCGAAGATTACATCGTCACATGGCCGGCCTGA
- a CDS encoding M48 family metallopeptidase, producing the protein MAGLSFFRAGRRKPRPIREERTVVELDGREVPLCIRHHPRARRMTLRIDPVGGGAVVTLPASTPADEGMAMVRRKAGWLIGRLEALPPRSVLADGAIVPLLGAELTVRHRSEARGVVRREGNALIVAGRPEHLARRLTDWLKAEARREFAARARVKAEALGCPMGRVTVRDTRTRWGSCSANGNLSFCWRLVLAPPFVVDYVVAHEVAHLAVRDHSPRFWKTVATLTGEAERARAWLNSHGEALHRFG; encoded by the coding sequence ATGGCCGGCCTGAGCTTTTTCCGGGCGGGGCGGCGCAAACCCCGGCCCATCCGCGAGGAGCGCACCGTCGTCGAACTCGACGGACGCGAGGTGCCCCTGTGCATCCGCCACCACCCGCGGGCCCGGCGGATGACGCTGCGAATCGATCCGGTGGGCGGCGGCGCCGTCGTCACCCTGCCGGCCTCGACGCCGGCCGACGAGGGAATGGCCATGGTGCGGCGCAAGGCCGGCTGGCTGATCGGCCGTCTGGAGGCGCTGCCGCCGCGTTCGGTCCTTGCCGACGGCGCGATCGTCCCTCTTTTGGGCGCCGAACTCACCGTCCGCCACCGTTCCGAGGCCCGCGGCGTGGTGCGCCGCGAGGGAAATGCCCTGATCGTCGCCGGCCGCCCCGAGCACCTGGCCCGCCGCCTGACCGACTGGCTGAAGGCCGAAGCCCGGCGCGAGTTCGCCGCCCGCGCCCGGGTCAAGGCCGAAGCCCTGGGCTGCCCCATGGGCCGGGTCACCGTGCGCGACACCCGCACCCGCTGGGGGTCGTGCTCGGCCAACGGCAACCTGTCCTTCTGCTGGCGGCTGGTTCTGGCGCCCCCTTTCGTCGTCGACTACGTGGTGGCCCACGAGGTCGCCCATCTGGCGGTGCGCGACCACAGCCCGCGCTTCTGGAAAACGGTGGCGACGCTGACCGGGGAAGCCGAGCGGGCCCGCGCCTGGCTGAACAGCCACGGCGAGGCCCTGCATCGTTTCGGCTAG
- the ada gene encoding bifunctional DNA-binding transcriptional regulator/O6-methylguanine-DNA methyltransferase Ada, with product MSQNPSHPATTNAQRWRAVATRDAALDGAFVYAVASTGVFCRPSCPSRRPKRDRVRFFDDAPAAMAAGFRACRRCRPEAPAAADPERRIVEAVCKAIAEAEDAIPTLDALAATVGVSPHHLQRVFTRATGLSPRRYAEARRRERFAAGLRQGVPVTAALYDAGYGSSSRLYEKSNAHLGMTPASYAKGGAGATIAFSFANSPLGRLLVAATDRGVCAVCLGDADDALEAELRRDFPAATIRRDDGALAAHLAAVLDHLAGRLARLDLPLDVRATAFQWQVWRALAAIPRGETRTYGTIAAGLGRPTAARAVGRACGLNPVALVVPCHRAVGGDGTLTGYRWGIERKRRLLDLEKVKKAGKAR from the coding sequence ATGAGCCAGAACCCATCCCATCCCGCGACGACCAACGCCCAGCGCTGGCGGGCCGTCGCCACCCGCGACGCCGCCTTGGACGGCGCCTTCGTCTATGCCGTCGCCTCGACCGGCGTCTTTTGCCGGCCGTCCTGCCCAAGCCGGCGGCCCAAACGCGACAGGGTACGCTTCTTCGACGACGCCCCCGCCGCCATGGCCGCCGGCTTCCGCGCCTGCCGGCGCTGCCGGCCGGAGGCGCCGGCCGCCGCCGACCCCGAGCGGCGCATCGTCGAGGCGGTGTGCAAGGCCATCGCCGAGGCCGAGGACGCGATCCCGACGCTGGACGCCCTGGCCGCCACGGTCGGCGTCAGCCCGCATCACCTGCAACGCGTCTTCACCCGGGCCACCGGCCTGTCGCCCCGCCGCTACGCCGAAGCCCGGCGGCGGGAGCGCTTCGCCGCCGGCCTGCGCCAGGGCGTGCCGGTGACGGCGGCGCTCTATGACGCCGGCTACGGCTCCTCCAGCCGGCTTTATGAAAAGTCGAACGCCCATCTCGGCATGACGCCGGCCTCCTACGCCAAGGGGGGCGCGGGGGCGACGATCGCCTTCAGTTTCGCCAATTCGCCGCTCGGCCGCCTGCTGGTGGCGGCGACGGACAGGGGAGTGTGCGCCGTCTGCCTGGGCGATGCCGACGACGCGCTGGAGGCCGAATTGCGCCGGGACTTCCCGGCCGCCACGATCCGCCGCGACGACGGCGCGCTCGCCGCCCACCTGGCCGCCGTGCTCGACCATCTGGCCGGCCGCCTGGCGCGCCTCGACCTACCGCTCGACGTGCGGGCCACCGCCTTCCAGTGGCAGGTGTGGCGGGCGCTGGCCGCCATCCCGCGCGGCGAGACCCGCACCTACGGCACCATCGCCGCCGGTCTCGGCAGGCCGACGGCGGCACGCGCCGTGGGAAGGGCCTGCGGCCTTAATCCGGTGGCCCTCGTCGTGCCCTGCCATCGGGCGGTCGGCGGCGACGGGACGCTGACCGGCTATCGCTGGGGCATCGAGCGCAAGCGCCGTCTGCTCGACCTCGAAAAAGTGAAAAAGGCGGGCAAAGCGCGCTGA
- a CDS encoding multidrug effflux MFS transporter, whose product MAWPRTQPDPASIAVGGLLTAMIAMGQISTAIYAPSMPSLVAGLSTTPEMVSLTLTVFLAGFAVSQMVFGPLSDRFGRRLVLMAGAVIFVAASLACALAPTIGVLLVARFFQSMGACAGAVVGRAVVRDVYGRERAARALAFIGVAFSVSPAISPIIGGYLQVWFGWRSSFTFLALVGLILGAATWTMLAETNRHPDPHALNPVAMVRNFATLLKSPVYIGYMLALSLVFAGLMAFVTASPFLLIDGLRLSPAHYGLLVALPTVGTLAGNLSAGVLTLRLGVDRMVLIGTLLAFAGGVAMAAGGWTGHFAVIPILAAVAVFLLGMGIVMPNAMAGAMAPFPRMAGAASALLGFAQMGVGALASLTAGSLPHTASQLPLGLVMTGLGAGGLVAFLTLVWPRRHGATPPPAAAPPAAGG is encoded by the coding sequence ATGGCTTGGCCACGCACCCAACCCGATCCCGCGTCCATCGCCGTCGGCGGCCTGCTGACGGCGATGATCGCCATGGGCCAGATTTCGACGGCCATCTACGCCCCGTCGATGCCCTCGCTGGTCGCCGGGCTTTCCACCACGCCCGAGATGGTCAGCCTGACGCTGACCGTCTTCCTGGCCGGATTCGCCGTCTCCCAGATGGTCTTCGGCCCGCTTTCCGACCGCTTCGGCCGGCGTCTCGTGCTGATGGCCGGCGCCGTCATCTTCGTGGCGGCCAGCCTGGCCTGCGCCCTGGCGCCGACCATCGGCGTGCTGCTCGTCGCCCGCTTCTTCCAGTCGATGGGAGCCTGCGCCGGCGCCGTGGTCGGCCGCGCCGTGGTGCGCGACGTCTATGGCCGCGAGCGGGCCGCCCGGGCGCTGGCCTTCATCGGTGTCGCCTTTTCGGTGTCGCCGGCCATCTCGCCGATCATCGGCGGCTATCTGCAGGTGTGGTTCGGCTGGCGCTCCAGCTTCACCTTCCTGGCCCTGGTCGGCCTCATCCTCGGCGCCGCCACCTGGACGATGCTGGCCGAGACCAACCGCCACCCCGACCCCCACGCGCTCAATCCGGTGGCCATGGTCCGCAATTTCGCCACCCTGTTGAAAAGCCCGGTCTACATCGGCTACATGCTGGCGCTGTCTCTGGTGTTCGCCGGGCTGATGGCCTTCGTCACCGCCTCGCCGTTCCTGCTGATCGACGGGCTTCGCCTGTCGCCCGCCCATTATGGCCTGCTGGTGGCGCTGCCGACCGTCGGCACCTTGGCCGGCAACCTGTCGGCCGGCGTGCTGACCTTGCGGCTGGGTGTGGACCGCATGGTGCTGATCGGCACCCTGCTGGCCTTCGCCGGCGGCGTCGCCATGGCCGCCGGCGGCTGGACCGGCCATTTCGCGGTGATCCCCATCCTGGCCGCCGTCGCCGTCTTCCTGCTCGGCATGGGTATCGTCATGCCCAACGCCATGGCCGGCGCCATGGCCCCCTTCCCGCGCATGGCGGGCGCCGCCTCGGCGCTGCTGGGCTTCGCCCAGATGGGGGTGGGCGCCCTGGCCAGCCTGACCGCCGGTTCCCTGCCGCACACCGCCTCGCAACTGCCGCTTGGCCTGGTGATGACGGGGCTCGGCGCCGGCGGCCTGGTGGCTTTCCTGACCTTGGTCTGGCCGCGCCGCCATGGCGCGACCCCACCGCCAGCGGCAGCCCCGCCGGCTGCGGGCGGTTGA
- the panD gene encoding aspartate 1-decarboxylase: MLKVVRAKLHGIRVTGADLDYHGSITLDPEHCDAAGIYPLEFVEIWNKNSGARLSTYVIFGEAGSRCCVLNGAAARTCQVGDEVIIVASDYIEAKALPEVRPKVLTFTPDNRIDQVLRYDVFASDKRKFDFRILDETP, encoded by the coding sequence GTGCTGAAAGTCGTCCGAGCCAAGCTCCATGGAATCCGGGTGACCGGCGCCGACCTCGATTACCACGGCTCCATCACGCTCGACCCCGAACACTGCGATGCCGCCGGGATCTACCCGCTCGAATTCGTCGAGATCTGGAACAAAAATTCGGGTGCCCGGCTTTCGACCTACGTCATCTTCGGCGAGGCGGGGTCGCGCTGCTGCGTGCTCAACGGCGCGGCGGCCCGCACCTGCCAGGTCGGCGACGAGGTGATCATCGTCGCTTCCGACTACATCGAGGCCAAGGCGCTGCCGGAGGTCCGCCCGAAGGTCCTGACCTTCACGCCGGACAACCGCATCGACCAGGTCCTGCGCTACGATGTGTTCGCCAGCGACAAACGAAAGTTCGATTTCCGCATCCTCGACGAGACGCCATGA
- a CDS encoding secondary thiamine-phosphate synthase enzyme YjbQ, with protein sequence MRQTQQTITVRTPGQGLHEVTGEIARWVADQGIEQGLLTVFCQHTSASLTIQENADPDVRADLESFFKRLVREDPALYRHTVEGPDDMPAHIRAALTAVSLSVPVTAGRLALGTWQGIYLFEHRRGQHQRRLALHLAGD encoded by the coding sequence ATGAGGCAGACGCAGCAGACGATCACCGTTCGCACCCCCGGCCAGGGCCTTCACGAGGTCACCGGCGAGATCGCCCGCTGGGTGGCCGATCAGGGCATCGAACAGGGGCTGCTCACCGTCTTCTGCCAGCACACCTCGGCCAGCCTGACCATCCAGGAGAACGCCGACCCCGACGTCAGGGCCGATCTCGAAAGCTTTTTCAAGCGCCTGGTCCGCGAGGACCCGGCGCTCTATCGCCACACCGTCGAGGGCCCGGACGACATGCCGGCCCATATCCGCGCCGCGCTGACCGCCGTGTCGCTTTCCGTGCCGGTGACCGCCGGGCGACTGGCGCTCGGCACCTGGCAGGGCATCTACTTGTTCGAGCACCGCCGAGGGCAGCACCAGCGCCGGCTGGCGCTTCATCTTGCCGGCGATTGA
- a CDS encoding D-sedoheptulose 7-phosphate isomerase, which translates to MAARTGIDLEAYFTAEMDSHQRTLEATRQVLFEPFARLVAACAESIRRGGKILFFGNGGSAADAQHLATELAVRYQRDRAPIAGLALTTDTSALTAIGNDFGFEALFSRQIEALCRAGDVAIGFSTSGNSANVNNALKTARALGAVAAGFGGRDGGAMRGLADPFLCVPAAETARIQEMHITLGHMLCGALERELGLL; encoded by the coding sequence GTGGCGGCACGGACAGGCATCGACCTGGAGGCGTATTTCACAGCCGAGATGGACAGCCACCAGCGCACCCTGGAGGCGACCCGCCAAGTCCTGTTCGAGCCCTTCGCCCGGCTGGTTGCGGCGTGCGCCGAATCGATCCGGCGCGGCGGCAAGATCCTTTTCTTCGGCAACGGCGGCAGCGCCGCCGACGCCCAGCACTTGGCCACCGAGCTGGCGGTGCGCTATCAGCGGGACCGCGCGCCGATCGCCGGCCTGGCGCTGACCACCGACACTTCGGCCTTGACCGCCATCGGCAACGACTTCGGCTTCGAGGCGCTGTTTTCGCGCCAGATCGAGGCCTTGTGCCGGGCCGGCGACGTGGCCATCGGCTTCTCGACCTCGGGCAACAGCGCCAACGTGAACAACGCCCTTAAGACGGCCCGCGCGCTGGGCGCCGTCGCCGCCGGCTTCGGCGGGCGCGACGGCGGCGCCATGCGCGGGCTGGCCGATCCCTTCCTGTGCGTGCCGGCCGCCGAGACCGCGCGCATCCAGGAAATGCACATCACGCTGGGCCACATGCTGTGCGGGGCCCTGGAGCGGGAGCTGGGGCTGCTATGA
- the rfaE1 gene encoding D-glycero-beta-D-manno-heptose-7-phosphate kinase: MTDRAQLVPLVEAFGAARVLVVGDIMLDRFVTGAVERISPEAPIPVLRVEAESAMLGGAGNVLRNLAALGASCRFVGAIGDDEAGREVLALLAEHPTVAPELVVEPGRRTSIKTRFVAGTQQMLRADREDTAPLSATAGEAVVTAVNRSLGECDLVVLSDYGKGVLGGGIAARIIAAAHEAGRRVIVDPKGTDYSRYRGAHLLTPNRAELAQATGMPTATDADIVAAARALIAGCGVDAVLATRSRDGMTLVFADDAHHLPTEAREVFDVSGAGDTVIAAVAAALAVGADLAKAARLANVAAGIVVGKVGTAAAYTAEVVAALHRQDLSSAEAKVLSLPQALDRIAVWRRTGRKVGFTNGCFDLLHPGHVALLAKSRAACDRLVVGLNSDASVGRLKGPERPIQPEAARAAVLASLASVDLVVIFSEDTPLALIEAIKPDVLVKGADYTVETVVGADVVQANGGRVLLIELEPGHSTTATIARMNGKAASPS; the protein is encoded by the coding sequence ATGACCGACCGCGCCCAGCTGGTTCCCCTGGTCGAGGCGTTCGGCGCCGCGCGCGTGCTCGTCGTCGGCGACATCATGCTGGATCGTTTCGTGACCGGCGCGGTCGAGCGCATTTCGCCGGAAGCCCCCATCCCGGTGCTGCGCGTCGAGGCCGAGTCGGCGATGCTGGGCGGCGCCGGCAACGTGCTGCGCAATCTGGCGGCGCTCGGCGCCTCCTGCCGCTTCGTGGGCGCCATCGGCGACGACGAGGCCGGCCGCGAGGTGCTGGCGCTCCTGGCCGAACACCCGACCGTCGCCCCCGAGCTGGTGGTCGAACCGGGCCGGCGAACGTCGATCAAGACCCGCTTCGTCGCCGGCACCCAGCAGATGCTGCGGGCCGACCGCGAGGATACGGCGCCGCTGTCGGCGACGGCCGGCGAGGCCGTGGTCACCGCCGTCAACCGGTCGCTGGGCGAATGCGACCTGGTGGTGCTGTCCGATTATGGCAAGGGCGTGTTGGGCGGCGGCATTGCCGCGCGCATCATCGCCGCCGCCCACGAGGCCGGAAGGCGGGTCATCGTCGATCCCAAGGGCACCGATTACAGCCGTTATCGCGGCGCCCACCTGCTGACCCCGAACCGCGCCGAGCTGGCCCAGGCTACCGGCATGCCCACCGCCACCGACGCCGACATCGTCGCCGCCGCCCGCGCGCTGATCGCCGGCTGCGGCGTCGACGCCGTGCTGGCCACCCGCAGCCGCGACGGCATGACCCTGGTGTTCGCCGACGACGCCCATCACCTGCCGACCGAGGCGCGCGAGGTGTTCGACGTGTCGGGCGCCGGCGACACCGTGATCGCCGCCGTGGCCGCCGCGCTGGCGGTCGGCGCCGACCTGGCGAAGGCGGCGCGCCTCGCCAACGTCGCCGCCGGCATCGTGGTCGGCAAGGTCGGCACCGCCGCCGCCTACACCGCCGAGGTCGTCGCCGCCCTGCATCGCCAGGATCTCTCCAGCGCCGAGGCCAAGGTCCTGAGCCTGCCCCAGGCCCTCGATCGCATCGCCGTGTGGCGGCGCACCGGCCGCAAGGTGGGCTTCACCAACGGCTGCTTCGACCTGCTGCATCCCGGCCACGTGGCGCTGCTCGCCAAGTCGCGCGCCGCTTGCGACCGGCTGGTGGTGGGGCTCAACAGCGACGCCTCGGTGGGCCGCCTCAAGGGCCCGGAACGCCCCATTCAGCCCGAGGCGGCGCGGGCCGCCGTGCTGGCCTCTCTGGCCTCGGTCGATCTGGTGGTGATCTTCTCCGAGGACACGCCGCTGGCCCTCATCGAGGCGATCAAACCCGACGTCCTGGTCAAGGGCGCCGACTACACGGTGGAAACCGTGGTCGGCGCCGACGTGGTGCAGGCCAACGGCGGGCGCGTGCTGCTGATCGAGCTGGAGCCCGGCCACAGCACGACGGCCACCATCGCCCGCATGAACGGCAAGGCGGCTTCGCCGTCGTGA
- a CDS encoding methyltransferase family protein — MTPLAGHLAYALAWLSFGALHSLLARSFVKDRLRPLFGPWYRLAYNGLSVAHIAAVWAVGWFAFAGAGAFGLPGWARGLLLAVEIAGWGLMAAALAGYDLGRLGGMSQIRHHRRGVAEPEDEPLRTDRLHRFVRHPIYSAGFLILWGRIGNEFELATAIWGSLYLVIGALFEERWLLTHYGAAYADYRRRVPAFVPWKGRAI; from the coding sequence GTGACGCCGCTGGCCGGCCACCTGGCCTATGCCCTGGCCTGGCTGTCCTTCGGCGCCCTCCATTCGCTGCTCGCCCGTTCCTTCGTCAAGGATCGTCTGCGCCCGCTGTTCGGCCCGTGGTATCGGCTTGCCTACAACGGCCTGTCGGTGGCCCATATCGCCGCCGTGTGGGCCGTCGGCTGGTTTGCCTTCGCCGGGGCCGGGGCCTTCGGCCTTCCCGGCTGGGCGCGGGGCCTGCTGCTCGCCGTCGAGATCGCCGGCTGGGGACTGATGGCCGCGGCGCTCGCCGGCTACGACCTGGGGCGCCTTGGCGGCATGAGCCAGATCCGCCACCATCGGCGGGGCGTCGCCGAGCCCGAGGACGAGCCGTTGCGCACCGACCGCCTGCACCGCTTCGTGCGCCATCCCATCTATTCGGCGGGATTCCTGATCCTGTGGGGACGCATCGGCAACGAATTCGAACTGGCGACCGCCATCTGGGGGTCGCTCTATCTGGTCATCGGCGCCCTCTTCGAGGAACGCTGGCTGCTGACCCATTACGGCGCCGCCTACGCCGACTATCGCCGCCGGGTGCCGGCCTTCGTGCCGTGGAAAGGCCGGGCCATCTAG